The DNA window GCCCCAGACAACAGAAAATGCCGCCGATACGCACGCAGATAGGTTAATGTTAATGTGTGTGGCACaaacttttcagtttttttttggttggcaATTTACAGTTTATCGGTTATGTCATCTAAATGGTCGTCATGCGATTTGCTTCCCATTATCATTTACCGCAGATAATGGCGAATGGATGCCCCCAAACTTTATATAATGACCTTATCAAGTTTCCGAACAGAGTGGATAGGAGTCTATAATAGTATATTGGTATAAATAAGTTAGGGCATCTTCAGAATGTAGTCTTAAAAagattataaataattttgagtcttcaaaataaatgaagtaaCTTAGggaaataattttattcattaaaCTACATATTCGTACCCATCGATCGGAACACAGATAATCACTCATGTGTCCACAGATTGCATCTCTGATTTATAGCGACTTTAAGCAGAACATAATGCATTCAGACTTGGCATTATCTCGACTGCATTTGACGCATCCCGGCGCGAAGAAACGAAATTAATTACAACAGTTTGTAAGACACACGCACTACAAGCTAGCAGTGTAGTACAATCCCCCCGTTGGAAAATCCTCACTACCGAAAGTCCACGCTTATCTGACGGTTTGTTTCCTCTGTTTGCTGTTGGCCCTTGTGGGGTGTTGGATGTGGATGGGTCGGATGCAGTGGGATCTGCAGTTGTGCATTTTCAGCTGGTTCTGCTGGTTGTGGATCCAAAGGTCTGGGCCTTTGTCTTGCACTTGCCATGCATCCGTCAACACAGAGTTGTTGTTCTCGACTAGCTCACGACTCCTCCGGCGGACACAAAGTCCTTGacttgcatttttgataaacAACGTGTCAACTTTGTCGACATAAACCATAATCTTCAGTGTCAGTTTGACTTACAACTCGTGTACTTTTCACTACGCCAGCGACTGGTAATCACGTCTGGGTCGAGACACTGGTTCTTTGGATTCCAAGTAAGTGAGTGAAGGTACTCactacgtacatatatatatatatatagtacagCCTGAAAGTGAAGTAAATTTCTCTTAGTCTGGCAGCTGGGGGAGTAGTTTGCCTTTTCGGGAACACGTGCCACCCTCCGATTAATAAGTAGCAACTGGCAAATGCTCCTGGAGTGGAACCTACTCCCAGATCATTAGCGTAATTAAATGTGGATGAAAAATTTCACTTAATTTAGCGTGCGTCTCTGGCCTTGCTCATAACtcgaaaaaaacgaaatacaaTTAATCAGACCGTAGGGCGAAGAAGGAGGCATGTGGTCGCCGTACAGTGAAGTCTGGGGCATGTTACCCCGCCTGCGACGGCACCTAGAAATTAAAGTAAGTGTCGGGCGGTCCGAAGACTCTGCCACATGACGCACGCACTTCTGCGTGCCTCCTCCATTTCCTCACTTCTTCCACAGATATCCCCATTTCGATAGTCTCGACTCCTGTTCCTGTTGTTTGTGGCGTCGGTCTCTCTGGGTGACAACGGAATGTTGTCAgcttaattttttaataatgctAAATTTAGCCAACAGAGCAACGGGCCGGGGAAATCAACAAGTCCTGGCAGCCATGTAATTTCACTAAGTGCAAGAGGCCAGCGATGCGTGGCGACTCCCTCCAGATCCCCTCCAGATCCAGAATCTGTCCCTTTCCAGTAGTGCGAATTTATCGTCACTTGCTCGAAGCGTGACATTGAAATTGTAAATTAGCAGGGCATCGGAAGGAGCTCCTTTTGGCGCCAGGGAAATGCGTTATTTTATGGATTACAAATATTTAGTAGGAGCTATGgaatattttcgttttattttaacTAGATAAGATCTATACTCATGTTTTagattaaacaaaaaaatgttagtAATACTTCACTTAAGATGCTGTTATCTATTTATAGAAATAGTTTGAATAAATGTGCAGCTGAAGCATCGATTTAAATATCAACTAATCCAGGGTCTTCAGATACGAATCGGGCCGTGTAATCCCTGCAGATGACTAGTGAGATGGGATGGGATaagatgagatgagatgacGAGGCATGCCGCTTACAATGGATGGCTGAGCGAGGAGTCGTGGAGCGGAACCTACTAAAGATTGTATACTCGGCCGTCGGAGGAGTGCATTGTGCTCTGGAGTGCACTTAAAGGATTTTTTACAAGGCAGCGCGACGAAGGAAAATCAACAAATGATGACAACTACCCGTGCAAGGACCAACAAGGACCACCAGTTACCAGCTACCCCCGATGATTTGGCTTGGTCCTGCTCGCGTTTCGAGTGTGTTTGTCctttcaaaatgtttttcttttctagCGACTTGAGTGCTTGGCGTATTCtactaattttatttctgcACGCCCCGTGGTATCCCGAATCCTGTTGACAAAAATCTCCAATGTGTGCTCGACCGTGCGCCGTCTGTCTGCTATAATAACCAAGcgaccatccatccatccatctataCATTCATCTATACCTCCAACCATTTATCCAGGTTCCTGCAGCGATCCCGAATGAGCAGGTAGTCCGTCATTGATTCCTATTCGCGCGTGTTTAATTCCCAAATCAGCGCACCAAGATCTTGAGATCCTCGTCCTCGAAGCGTTGTCAtccgtttgtttgtttgttttttgtgtgtgtgttttattatttccaGGGTTTGGGATTCGCAGCGCTTTGTTCGGGGTTTTTTTCGCTTTGTCTTGTTTGTGCGGCAGCCGCTGATCTTATCAGCGTTTTGTTTCGTGAGGCATTAAAAATTTGTCATTTGTTCCCCATTGAGTCCGGCTTTTGTGAGAGCTCGATTGTCGCCCGAATTGTCATCGCATCTTCTCCATTGAGTTGGAccaactgttttttttttatttggcgcAAAGGGTCGGGGAAAAAAGGAAGCAGCTGGTGGACCTGGATCGCATCTCATTGGATCTTTTGCCGTTGAACTGCGGCTGTCCGAAGCAATTTGGTAATTGCTGCCTCAAGGCGAACGTTGGATTTGAAACGCTTCCCGAATTGCAGAAGCTACATAATTGGTGAGCGCTATCCAATTTAGCTTCTTGGACTTATGCTGAGCTAGAAATATTTCGGTCAGATAGGATTGATTACAATCAAACATTACCGGCATTGCACAGTTGTGGAATATTTTGGTCCGGAGCCCACACAGTCGTAATCGGACTATGAGCCCATAACCCGCACACCTCATCACCATTCCATTTTGCTGCACTGGCATTAGTTGTTGGGAGTTTACCTCACATTCACATCGACGTCCACCTCCAATCCATTTCATGTTGATATGCACTTCTCTATTTGCAAATACTGATTATGTTTACATGCATACATCCAATGCCCAGTGTCCAAACAATGCTGGCAACTCAATTGCCCGACGAAGGACAATGggtcgtatgcgtaatgccATATGAGTAGAGCTCCAGATGCGTAATGAAAATTTGCGCCGTCTGCATTTGGAGTATTATTCAGTGAGATGCCAGGACAGAGGACAGCGGACAGAGGACTCATGTCCCGGCTTGAGTAgacaaaatcaatttgattttgcGGTTATTCGGGGGCAGGACATGGGACATTTGGGTGCCCAAAGCGGAGAATATCGTCTGCCGACCAGGAGCAATTTGCATTCCAGGACATGCAGGTCGCAAATGAATCCGATTCGGCGAACGGTACTAAATGGACCGGTGTTACCCAGCTGCATTTTAGTATAGATGCATCAAAGTCAAAGCAAATTAGGGGGTGATACCAACTCAATTCGGTACCCGAATTTCGAGTGGAGAAAGCCTGCCGAGTGGCCCATCGAAAGTTGCCAACGTCAGCGAACACTTGTCAAAATAAAAGTTATGTGCACTGACTAACAAGCCGAACAATGAATGCTTTATagtgtatatattattataaattagaTTTCAATGAActccaaaaacacaaaagtaaATTACCTAACTTTTCGCCTTCCCAAACACTTACATTTATCTATATCTATTTATGCCAAGCATCTCTGATTTCGAAGCTTATGTTCTCAATCTGTAAGGAGGGCATCACGGTGTGAATGTTTCAATGTCCTTGGAGGGCCAAACTATTATTTGCAGTTGTCAGACAGCCACCTCCTCGATGAATTTTCTTGTgttattgaaaaacttttaccAACAGGCATGGCTGTCCGCAGATGTCCGCAGAAGTCTCGGCCAGCAATGCTTCAGATTTAaatgaagtgaagtgaatTTAATGGTCAGCAGACATTTGTGCCTGGCCAACAGTTTGCCCCGCTGGAGGGTCTGGATTTTGCCCACATTTCCCCTCACGGATTTCCTCCTTCAGTGGAGTGCAGTTTTCCGTATCTGTGCTATATTTGCATAGTATATGTTTCAAGGGCTGGTCTGTCTGCATGGCGCACATGAAAGTTGGTTcggttcagtttggtttggtttggttctGTGTAACTATCAGCGCAAATGTACTTGAAAATTGTAATGAGCTCTAAGCTCGAGCGTCAACAACAAACAGTTTCAGTCTGGACTCGATTCGCAGTCATCCTTCCATGTGCTCGGATTATACTCCCCAAAAATACATGGAAGTTGGGATGGTGGGCGAACAGTTTGCAGTTACATTTTACGGAATTACAAGCGGGGACTTGGAATCGATTAAAGGGCGCTTTGCAGCTTTTCCCCATATGGAAGACACTCCACCAAATGGATTCGAAATTTCCCATTTTGACTGAGTGATGCAAGGCACGTTTGACCACTAATTAAAATGGGATTTCCGATCTTTATTCGTTGGTAatcttaaaatgtttttgtttttacaagAAAACCAAAAGGATAATTAGTATTTTAGTTTCGGGAAATCAAGTGAACTCACGAGCCTTATTTATTAGTTCGAATTTTAAgcaatataaaaattgataTTAGTAGCAAATTATTCTCTGCGCATTCGAGCTTTTAGCTCATGCCGAGCATCTGACATTTTTAGTCCTTCGTAGCACACAGTTATTTGCCAGGCGAATTCGCAAGAGTCTTCATCGCTTGTTTCGCTCTCAAACAAATTACAAGTCTCGTCCATTCGCTGTACGCCTTCCTCGGTAATTAAATGACCTACAACTCGCCCAAAAGCTCCAGGTATTATCTTGTTATCGGCCATAATGccaattttttcaaaaaaacaGCGGAAAAAGCACTTCACACTAACGCCAGGATCGTCGTTCACATAACGATCCGCAACATCATGTGCTGTGACTCCCGAATACGCCAAGCATTGTTCCTTGATTGGACCAGCTTGTACCTATAAACCAAATAGTTACAAAATAGTTACAtagtatttttaataatatgtaaatgCACCTACTAAGCCCGTTGGTAAAGTGCCAACGACTAACAATAATGTGGAGCAGACCAACAAATGCATTTTACAGCAGGGTAGCTCTAACTAGTATCTCCTGCCAATGCTGTGTAGTAAATGTAGCTATTGCTAAATATCTGAAAATCATTTATGAATGCTAGCTTATA is part of the Drosophila yakuba strain Tai18E2 chromosome 2R, Prin_Dyak_Tai18E2_2.1, whole genome shotgun sequence genome and encodes:
- the LOC6530857 gene encoding general odorant-binding protein 56d, which codes for MHLLVCSTLLLVVGTLPTGLVQAGPIKEQCLAYSGVTAHDVADRYVNDDPGVSVKCFFRCFFEKIGIMADNKIIPGAFGRVVGHLITEEGVQRMDETCNLFESETSDEDSCEFAWQITVCYEGLKMSDARHELKARMRRE